One window from the genome of Gadus macrocephalus chromosome 7, ASM3116895v1 encodes:
- the adssl gene encoding adenylosuccinate synthase, like: MASNSAMSNGKEAAKVNGEPVLKRARDGLHELLRSHKEPRNKVTVVLGAQWGDEGKGKVVDLLAMDADIVCRCQGGNNAGHTVVVDSVEYDFHLLPSGVLNKKALSFIGNGVVIHLPGLFDEAEKNLQKGKGLQGWEERLKISDRAHIVFNFHQAVDGIQEQQRQQQGGKNLGTTKKGIGPAYSSKAARNGLRICDLVSDFPVFEEKFRVLADHFLTMYPTLNLDVEGELAQLKSYVVRLRPLVTDGVYFMHQALTGPSKKILVEGANAALLDIDFGTYPFVTSSNCTVGGVCTGLGVPPCHVGRVYGVVKAYTTRVGVGAFPTEQDNVTGELLQSRGREVGVTTGRKRRCGWLDLILVRYAHMVNGFSAIALTKLDILDTLEEIKVGIMYKVDGEVLPSFPANMDVLTRVKVDYKTLPGWCCSTEGVRSMEDLPPQARDYVHFIEDFLQVPVKWVGVGKSRESMIKLF, from the exons ATGGCGTCCAACAGCGCGATGTCTAACGGCAAAGAAGCAGCGAAGGTGAACGGCGAGCCGGTGCTGAAGCGGGCTCGGGACGGCCTCCACGAGCTGCTGCGCTCCCACAAGGAGCCGCGGAACAAAGTGACGGTGGTGCTGGGGGCGCAATGGGGCGACGAGGGCAAGGGGAAGGTGGTGGACCTGCTGGCCATGGACGCGGACATCGTGTGCCGGTGCCAG GGCGGGAACAACGCGGGCCACACGGTGGTGGTGGACTCGGTGGAGTACGACTTCCACCTGCTGCCCAGCGGCGTCCTCAACAAGAAGGCCCTCTCCTTCATCG GTAACGGCGTGGTGATCCACCTACCAGGGCTGTTTGATGAGGCGGAGAAGAACCTGCAGAAAGGCAAAG GTCTCCAGGGTTGGGAGGAGAGGCTGAAGATCTCCGACCGCGCTCACATCG TGTTCAACTTCCACCAGGCGGTAGACGGGATCCAGGAGCAGCAGAGACAGCAGCAGGGCGGCAAGAa TCTGGGGACGACCAAGAAGGGCATAGGCCCCGCCTACTCCTCCAAGGCGGCCCGTAACGGCCTCCGGATCTGCGACCTGGTGTCAGACTTCCCCGTGTTCGAGGAGAA gttccGCGTGCTGGCAGACCACTTCCTCACGATGTACCCCACCCTGAACCTGGACGTGGAGGGGGAGCTGGCGCAGCtcaag AGCTACGTGGTCCGGCTGCGCCCCCTGGTGACGGACGGCGTGTACTTCATGCACCAAGCTCTGACCGGGCCCAGCAAGAAGATCCTGGTGGAGGGGGCCAACGCAGCCCTGCTCGACATCGACTTCG GGACCTACCCCTTTGTGACGTCCTCTAACTGCACGGTGGGCGGGGTCTGCACGGGGCTGGGCGTGCCCCCCTGCCACGTGGGGCGTGTCTACGGCGTGGTGAAGGCCTACACcaccagggtgggggtgggggccttCCCCACCGAGCAGGACAAC gttaCGGGGGAGCTGCTGCAGTCCCGGGGCCGGGAGGTGGGCGTGACCACGGGCAGGAAGCGGCGGTGCGGCTGGCTGGACCTCATCCTGGTCCGATACGCCCACATGGTCAACGGCTTCAGCGC AATCGCTCTGACGAAGCTGGACATCCTGGACACGCTCGAGGAGATCAAGGTGGGCATCATGTACAAGGTGGACGGGGAGGTCCTGCCCAGCTTCCCCG CCAACATGGACGTGCTGACGCGCGTGAAGGTGGACTATAAGACGCTCCCCGGCTGGTGCTGCAGCACGGAGGGGGTCCGCAGCATGGAGGACCTGCCCCCCCAGGCCCGGGACTACGTCCACTTCATAGAGGACTTCCTACAGGTCCCAG ttaAATGGGTCGGCGTCGGAAAGTCCCGGGAGAGCATGATCAAGCTGTTCTGA